The sequence below is a genomic window from Camelina sativa cultivar DH55 unplaced genomic scaffold, Cs unpScaffold00427, whole genome shotgun sequence.
ATCTCCATTGGAGGGATTTAGGGGGATTTAAAGAGGACTCTTAtgataaaaaagattaaaaataatcaaaattaaataaaaaaataagagacaaCTCTTATTTAGCACACTTACGACGCAactcttattcttattttataaacagtacattatatatattgtttaaaaaatttaaacagtACATAAAAGACTCAAATTTAAAAGCTACCATTAAACTTGCCCTAACTACGGTGATTTACTCTTTTTGTCAATTTGGTAAATGATTTGGAGATGAAAAGTTCACTTTAATATGTTATAGTTATATGTTGTCGCCTTGGTCTTTTATATGTATATCTTTCAACattgttttttgttaatatgtAAAACTACATCGTCACTATTATGGGCAGCTTTGAATCATACCGACTTAACAATTTTGAACAGTCTAGCCATTTTACCATCACACATATTTGATACGATTACACAATTtcataacattttaaaagaCTCATAAATACTCtctttgttttacaaaaaaaaaataaataaataatcaatctAAGTttctcttgttatttttttataaagctATCCagcatattttttataatatatataattaaatgctctaaaatatttaattaacccaAGCTACAacccaataataaaccaacataaCCAATATACACAAATAATCATAACCAATTATAGATAACAACATAATCTACCAATACTAAACCaacaatatgcacagcggaaatgTACAACATAACTAGCACCCTAACTAACTCATAttcaaggttccaacaacataaacaCTAGGACCAATTTCACAAAACCGAGACcttagatcatcctcctcctcatcgctaTGATTCCACGTCGCAtattacctacaccacaaacaacatttgagatgcgtaagtattatcacaaaataattaataaaactatcctctcatctactagactatacacacaagcaattaaaatcataaacatgaaaacaacacCAAATAGCCAAACCAGTCAGACAGGAACAAAACTGCGTCCACACACAACTtttgttggtcgacaccaacatcTGGTACCGGATGACCACCTCCTAGTGTCGGTAGACACTAACATCTGGTGTCGGGCGACACTTATGGTTTCAGTTGACACCACCAACAGGTTGCACCACTTCTACAACGCGATTTTCTTTCGCGACaacagatggtgtcgatcgacaccctaactCTGCAACACCTCCTCACTCATTCAACCCTAAAACTTCACCGTATCATCTCCCACGATGACATGTCCAAGAACACCCATACAAGAccacacaaacacaacaaaatcacataaaacaacaaggaATCAATCATACAATCACCAAATCAAATCACACAAACTCTAATTGCTCAGATAagctatggtcatgcactcaccatAGATTTGGAAAGAAtagaatgacaaaaaaaaacaataggaacaacaccacaacaaccaactcACACCCAAAAAGCTactgatcttcttctcctctccttGACAACACCAAAACAAGCCCTTATGCTCCTCTTAACTCTCCTTAACCTTCTCTTTTATCCTCTAGATCAAGCTCCCAAGCCAACTCtcgcttttttctttttctctagaAGCGACAAAAGATAAAACTCCACCAAAGAGAGGCTTTCGTGCCTTTTTAAACGATGCTTAGGGTTTTCaacacaaaccaaactaaacagaaaaaaattcaaaacaaaccGAACAACCACAACCAAACTAGATATAAATCCACACCATACACAAGATAAaatgattattaaataaatttaattagaaatctatttgtttttaaaaaaaatctagttttGCTTATGCATATCAACACAAATTATAATTcttattttgttcttcaattttgtgattgtgtgtgtgtatatgaaCGCTCTTGAATTGTGAAAGACTTCAAAATAATGTATCTAAATAATAGTACTTTAGAagataagtaaaatatatataattcataagtCTAAAATTGTGTATAACCCATATGCTTCCCTATATAGTACTAGGAAAATACATTTTGTATCtaaatttgttaataattaCATCAAAATATGATTACATGTATAGGtttcaaagaacaaattaataatagcTATTAAGGATAACAGTGTCAAATACcaatattttaaaaggaaatacattattagtttctaaaaaaataaattcaaaatgaaCATATaagatttgatatatataacttactacgtttatttgttattaatcaTTATACTTCACTTCTGATCTTTATATgattctctttttaaaaaatattgtgtgTGATAAGCTTAATATAAATGTGTTTTGatcttatttttgttagtttataTCAGAAAACAGCTAAACACATTTATATCTTTCATTTATACTTCACCCctgatctttatataatttaataaatacaaacatatttagtttataaatttaaatcattatacTTCACATTAGatctttatatgatttataagattaaataagATATAAAAGTGTTATTTCACTTTAATAACAtcatttaactttaaaatacaaatttaccATTTTCAACCTTAACATAAAAACACTTTGTGCAAATAACCATAACTATAAATAATATCacaatacataaattaatatattatatcaaaaagatgttttaaaatataaattaaatcttttataatatatagtttaaaccATGGTATAGCCAAAATCGTGATTTAATATCATATGTAAAAGTataattaaacctaaaatataTCATCGTATATTATACTTATAACATATTGATCGCCATATTTATTAATGAATCTTACATCTTCTCTTATTTCGTCAGCCTATCTTTACAGTCCGTTCGTTACGTTTGAgagactttaaagacttgtttatgGTTCCTACACATCACTATACGATTTATTTCCATGTTATATCCTAACTCGCACGGTTTCTGACAATCACTTTTGAGAAAATCACTTATTCTGAAACTACTACAGCTCATACATGCTTAATTAATTATGAGAGTTCTCAATTTGACTTTATATTCAATTAAATTTCTTTCAAGTTACCATCATATATCTTGAAATTGGAGTGTTACAATAATATAGTACATATTAGTatctttactataaatataattactggaatatataataattatactaACTCAAAGTTTGATAATTCGTagcttaatatataaaattatattcgCACACTCAAAACATTCATTTTGTATAAGTAAAAACATACTTATACaaataaaacactttttttACATCCTTATACATTTAatttaacacaaaaacaaaagaacatttgCATGTATATATACCATGTACGTTACAGTGTCCATGTGTCGAATAAAAAGTAAGAAGAATTAAAgtaaatctttaacaaaaaaaaaaaaagaattaaagtaaATGTCGTCATGACATGAACagttaaaaaacaaatagttAACAAAAGAGAAGGAATATCTGAACGCACAAGGAATCTTCCTACTTAACTTTGAActataaataaagagaaaaagctCTTGATaagtaataaattaaattttaaaatttaaagtaatttCATACAAGCTTTCACTATAAATTCTCTTCAATACCTAAACTACAACTTTCATAGTTGCACTtacaacacaaagaaaaaagagacataaaaaaaaacaaaatgagaacGACACCAAAAGTAGAAATCTGGAAGTCACCAGTACCATATCTCTTTGGtggtttgtttttgcttgttttgcttATAGCTTTGGCATTACTCTCATTGGTCTGCACACACCAaaagtctccttcttcttcttcttcttcttcatcttcttcgtcttcttcttcatcttcttcttcatctagcAATAACAATCCTATCGACAAAGATGATGACGTCGGTGACAAGGAAGCTAAGACTATTACAGAAGAGTACTTACCTAAGATTGTCGTTATTTTGGCCGGAGACGATATTCCTACTTGCTTGGCCGTTCCAGTAGTGATTCCTCCACCGTCTTCCATTTGTCGTTGTAACTGTGATAATGTTACTGTTGTCTGAGCCTAACCactgacatcttcttctttgtctgccaacaaaaagaataaagattTTAACTTTTGAGTAATCATCGGCAATTTTGTAACAGTCGACAATTTTTGTGGGGATGTTAATTAGTTtagatttcaagttttgttttattgttttaatgcTTTCCTGCATGCTCTAGTGCTTTTGTATGTTGagtttatttttggaattataTCTATCAAatagtttgacaaaaaataaaagaattatatcTATCAAATATattctctttataaattatatttctcttttaattaaatgataaaacataaaaatatttcattatgtatctatattaacatttttgaagtacattttatgTTCTAaccttttatttgtaaaatttacataattaatcttttgccatttgaataaatattaaaacttggatgaaatatttgtaataaacTCATCAACTTAATCAAGAATATCAATCACAATATCTTACATtctttaactatattttttttaatgaaaatatctatacaaaatCACAATTCAATAACATAACTTTTTTTGCCAATacacttaaatatatataacaaatgcatcatctatattaaaaataaaataaaaacttaatcaattataatataaaatcataaaaaatgtatatataaattaaaaaaattgtcaatacCACGAGTTAAATCctaatataatacatatacgATTCTTCAAAACTCGTTTTAAGATCTTTGCTTAAATGCTTACAAAGTAGATGATCATATTTTGGGTTCGGAAACTAcacattatttttcttattcttataattaattcgccgtcaatcatttttttttgtcactaacTGTCAATCATCTATGATGTTCTTTTTTTGGAACGACGTCCTATTTCTCCCTCGGAACTATCATATCGTACCAGATTCACTTCGATCTTTGACATCGATCTATATCTCCTACGAACTTAATTGCTCTACCTATCTCTCCCCGAATTTATAGTTCTATTGCTATTTCcccaatttttttggtttaaacggtttattAACCAAACCCAATAAAACCGACTCAAATCCGGTAtgaaaccaattttttaaaaccagaCAAACATTAAAACCTTGACCCGACCCGTAAACAATCTGATccaagatcttcttcttcacccgATTCttcaacctaaaaaaaatatccagCACTAAAAAATTCTTATATGACTCATCAACGGACTCAAATCAAAGCCTCATAACCCCAAACAAACATCACTCAAAATCATATGCATAAAAAGATGAGAACCCAAAAGTTTCGATTTCACATCAAATAGTACTGAGCTGATTGAAACATGTGAGGGACAATCAAATACAATGAACAGAGCTGATTGAATCGAAACCTAATTCATACCAAATtcaaactaaaaaccaaatccTCAAATATTTTTACCTTCAGCAGCGGTAGTAGTGGAGTCGTGGAGGATACAACGGTCGGCGTTCTCCGATCGATGTACTTGCGACGCCGGCATTCTTCGATCGGGTTCTATTCAAAGTGGAACGTCgtataaaaaaagagaattacAGTAAATTACAAAacctaatattaaaatttctgaGATTTGATCATATGGGTCACCTAAAAATCTCCTTCACGTTCTCTAAGATAACACGTGAGACTGTGTTCTTCCTCATGAGTCGTGGCCATATCTGAAGTTTATGGTCTTCTTGTTGCAATTTGACTTCTCTGATTTTGCTTagaagatgaaaatatataatatcaaccTTTGGTCAAATCTTCATGTGTAATTATCTAAGTTTATGTAATTGATTATCTGTCTTATTATGATTGTTTCCAGGGTTGTGAATTCTACTTctaatgaaaagaagaaaacgagaagaagagagaagaaaaatcgatttgggaatttttgtttttcaagtattcttggtttagttttgtaattgggTTAAATTTTGGTAAAATCCGGTTAAATGAGTTCATTAGTTGGTTAATCAAATAGTAAACCAATAGCAAACTGAATAAACCGAGATTCATGGAGCAATAGATGATATTTGATATTCCGAAGGGAAAATAGCAATAGAAGTATGGATTCGGGTAGAAGTAGGTGGAGTACTTAAGTTCATAGGATATATAGATCGAGGTCAAAGATCGAAGTGAATCTGGTAAGATATAATAGTTCCGAGGGGTAAATAGGACGTCGTTCctctttttttagtttgtttttgaaGACATCGTACAGTGATTCTACCAAAACAACTTCAATAACACTATCAAGGAATAAAAGCaccaattaaaaaagttattaacaAAGTGGGGTTTtctaattcaaaatttataagaaCTATAAAATGATGCATTTGATAACTTTCACATTGATTGGCGGCTATTGGTGGACGCCGCGGCCTGAAAACGCAAAGAATTGGACGGTCCAAAGTGGAATTTCTTACTTTTGCACTGTGCGGCTCTTAAGTGGTCGCCATTCTCTTTTCTTGAGatcattttatttatgattttgcaTCTTCATTGATAAACGTTGTAAGGGTGTCTTATGTAtaatttaatactaatttaaatctAAGTATTTCtattaagtttatattattttttgcctCTCCATTAATGATCTCTAAACATGGGgtcttataaattaaaaattaatttacatagaaaatgtgttttttttttgtaaatgattttacCTTTCCACAAGCACATATTCGATCTTTTATATCtactttgttgttttgtttgtgatttgatCTTCCCACAACCCCCCCCCCAACAACAATATAGTCACTCACACAGAGGTTAGTCTCTCATTTCTCTACTTCTCTTTGTGTTTGCTCACTCTCATCAGATTTGTGtaagtgaagaacaagaagcttAGAGAGATAAACTATAATCTTCTACATTTTATAAATCGGATCCACATATGGTTTCTTACATcatctcacacacacacacttataCTAGTTACTTCTACTTACTACACACACTTGCACCATGATTCTACTTAGACCTAGACCTTAGTTTTAGACATTATTACCTTAAGACAAtactgatatgctcaaatttaacacCCTAGAGTTACTTTCTCAGTTTAAGAGatcat
It includes:
- the LOC104773021 gene encoding protein GLUTAMINE DUMPER 6-like, with protein sequence MRTTPKVEIWKSPVPYLFGGLFLLVLLIALALLSLVCTHQKSPSSSSSSSSSSSSSSSSSSSSNNNPIDKDDDVGDKEAKTITEEYLPKIVVILAGDDIPTCLAVPVVIPPPSSICRCNCDNVTVV